A genomic segment from Dermacentor silvarum isolate Dsil-2018 chromosome 11, BIME_Dsil_1.4, whole genome shotgun sequence encodes:
- the LOC119433137 gene encoding uncharacterized protein LOC119433137: MTVTAARLPLLLALAAAAAATQPSSPLQLPDVKFSCQGRATGYYADVELRCSVFHYCGAQGDRYSFVCPPKSTFNQRLLMCDYEPGALELCARSESLYNVSTATPRLRKPVTRPPTTTTTTPAPSSTPSPTPVAVFGKPRSTTAVPLSEEDEDWLDDEGVRNETQWSSNETQWSSNETQWSSNETRWSQPVEHHEDGGWQPSEPLFDRDALFDNLRSHESAVTYEEPRSGDSGANSFVVYDPSELGRPFYYQPEPASYEPPRPPWQPMAEVLLGRPTGNYYKTPSGYFEFRHRSSSRRRARSARGKRQLLLSRFFKRQPLRLPPPREEESGWLPSVHFPLRGFFPPDPPAWPSLRLPPAKSAAPPPTPFQVEHRPHAHAFGRPSLHPDRFLPPRPQLPPFSPELRPWSQLGVSYLPETMFVPPHVIPGRTAPPPMVVHRQTAPPPMVVSRQTAPPPMLVPRQTAPYPLLSPRQTSPPPVAPLRQAGSRLPMKRPPPRKKPGRRRRPTPPPRTTTRSAPAKDNRTYSWYGGWTTIAPPRPVPAKPTPPTPTKPRSTQLWSLSSKSPNSSSPRSTQTATLKLSATTPFSWERLRTATSTTTPRPATIVRVFSNKIGSSVMATAGTPRTTTTSTPPTTALDVKDNVIGNGRDRGFPFEFFTDVNKLVARTTPQPQPVYKPPASREPVTEVVTAISFSESAPAA, from the coding sequence ATGACGGTCACCGCCGCGCGTCTGCCGCTGCTCCTGGcgctggccgccgccgccgccgcaacaCAGCCGTCGTCGCCGCTCCAGCTGCCCGATGTCAAGTTCAGCTGTCAAGGCCGAGCGACCGGTTATTATGCCGACGTTGAGCTGCGCTGCAGCGTCTTCCACTACTGCGGCGCGCAGGGCGACCGATACTCTTTCGTGTGCCCGCCAAAGTCCACCTTCAATCAGCGGCTTCTCATGTGCGACTACGAGCCTGGTGCATTGGAATTGTGCGCCCGTTCGGAGAGCCTCTACAACGTTAGCACGGCGACGCCACGCCTGCGCAAGCCGGTGACTAGGCCgcccacgacgacgacgacgactccgGCGCCCAGCAGCACGCCGTCGCCCACGCCAGTGGCTGTATTCGGCAAACCGCGCAGCACCACGGCCGTGCCACTGAGTGAAGAAgacgaagactggctggacgacgaAGGCGTCAGGAATGAGACCCAGTGGTCCAGCAACGAGACGCAGTGGTCCAGCAACGAGACGCAGTGGTCCAGCAACGAGACGCGCTGGTCTCAGCCCGTAGAGCACCACGAAGATGGCGGCTGGCAACCATCGGAACCGCTGTTCGATCGCGACGCGCTTTTCGATAACCTGCGCTCGCACGAGAGCGCAGTCACCTACGAGGAACCCCGCAGCGGCGATTCTGGGGCCAATTCTTTTGTGGTGTACGACCCCAGCGAGCTGGGACGCCCTTTTTATTACCAGCCGGAGCCGGCGAGCTACGAGCCGCCGAGGCCCCCGTGGCAGCCGATGGCCGAAGTGCTTCTGGGCCGCCCAACCGGTAACTACTACAAGACGCCCTCAGGATACTTTGAGTTCCGCCACAGGTCGTCGTCGCGTAGAAGGGCTCGCTCAGCGCGCGGAAAGCGCCAGCTGCTGCTGTCGCGGTTCTTCAAGCGACAGCCGCTGCGCCTTCCGCCTCCCAGGGAAGAAGAAAGTGGCTGGCTGCCCAGCGTTCACTTTCCGCTCAGGGGATTCTTTCCGCCCGATCCACCCGCGTGGCCTTCACTACGATTGCCCCCGGCCAAAAGCGCAGCGCCACCACCGACTCCCTTCCAGGTTGAACACAGGCCGCACGCGCACGCGTTTGGCCGGCCCTCGCTGCATCCGGATCGTTTCCTACCGCCCCGGCCACAGCTGCCCCCGTTCTCCCCTGAGCTGCGACCGTGGTCTCAGCTCGGTGTCTCATACCTGCCGGAGACCATGTTTGTGCCACCTCATGTGATACCCGGTCGGACTGCACCACCTCCGATGGTAGTACACCGCCAGACGGCGCCACCTCCGATGGTAGTATCCCGACAGACAGCGCCACCTCCAATGTTGGTACCCCGGCAGACGGCGCCATATCCGCTGCTGTCACCACGGCAGACGTCGCCACCTCCCGTGGCGCCACTCAGACAGGCTGGCTCGCGGTTGCCCATGAAGCGCCCGCCGCCTAGGAAGAAGCCCGGTCGCAGACGCCGTCCCACGCCCCCGCCGCGTACTACTACCAGGTCAGCACCCGCTAAAGACAACCGCACGTACAGTTGGTACGGCGGGTGGACCACCATTGCGCCTCCCAGGCCCGTGCCAGCGAAACCTACGCCGCCCACTCCCACAAAGCCAAGATcaacgcagctgtggtctctGTCCAGCAAGTCGCCTAACTCCTCTTCACCTAGATCGACTCAAACAGCGACGCTCAAGCTCAGTGCGACAACACCCTTCAGCTGGGAGCGGCTGCGCACGGCAACTTCAACCACAACCCCTCGACCCGCGACCATAGTGCGCGTCTTTAGCAACAAAATCGGTTCCTCGGTCATGGCTACGGCAGGTACACCGCGCACCACGACGACATCGACGCCTCCGACCACAGCCTTAGACGTCAAGGACAACGTGATTGGAAACGGCCGAGACCGGGGATTTCCCTTCGAGTTTTTCACAGATGTCAACAAGCTGGTGGCGCGAACCACGCCGCAACCACAGCCCGTGTACAAGCCGCCCGCAAGCCGCGAACCTGTTACCGAAGTGGTGACGGCAATCTCCTTCAGTGAGTCCGCCCCGGCGGCGTGA